A part of Streptantibioticus cattleyicolor NRRL 8057 = DSM 46488 genomic DNA contains:
- a CDS encoding epoxide hydrolase family protein, whose product MTSNSVTPFRIAIPDSALEDLKDRLHRVRLAGRQTAPDNSQGVQRERLEELLEYWATGYDWRKLERQLNELGQSRTTIDGLGIHFTHVRSPHPDATPLLLLHGWPGPFLEFLGTVGPLTGHGFHLVIPSMPGYGFSDQPTSTGWGPDRIARAYGVLIQRLGYDSYLAQGGDWGGVIATRMGAQRPAGLRAIHLNFPEFLAAPPVGDDPTPEEKAAPQQGSRFLTVHSGYHVVQRTRPQTIGYALTDSPAGQATWIYEKFLDWTRPDALTPDEILDHISLYWYTGTGASSARLYWEYARQPLALTEPDLPVGVSVFPDELTRTPRIRAERANHDLRYFTDDIPACGHFAALEQPELFVEEIVKFARTVTP is encoded by the coding sequence GTGACATCGAACAGCGTGACACCTTTTCGCATCGCCATTCCGGACAGTGCCCTGGAGGATCTGAAGGACCGGCTCCACCGGGTACGCCTGGCCGGCCGGCAGACAGCACCGGACAACAGCCAGGGGGTGCAACGGGAGCGCCTTGAAGAGCTGTTGGAGTACTGGGCCACCGGCTACGACTGGCGCAAGCTGGAGCGGCAGCTCAACGAGCTGGGCCAGTCCCGTACCACCATCGACGGCCTCGGCATCCACTTCACGCACGTGCGCTCGCCGCACCCCGACGCCACCCCCCTGCTGCTGCTCCACGGGTGGCCCGGCCCGTTCCTGGAGTTCCTGGGGACCGTCGGCCCGCTCACCGGCCACGGCTTCCACCTCGTCATCCCCTCGATGCCCGGCTACGGCTTTTCCGACCAGCCCACCTCCACCGGCTGGGGCCCGGACCGGATCGCCCGCGCGTACGGCGTACTCATCCAGCGCCTCGGCTACGACTCCTACCTGGCCCAGGGCGGCGACTGGGGCGGTGTCATCGCGACCCGCATGGGGGCGCAGCGCCCGGCAGGCCTGCGCGCGATCCACCTCAACTTCCCCGAATTCCTCGCCGCGCCACCGGTCGGCGACGACCCGACCCCCGAGGAGAAGGCCGCACCCCAACAAGGCAGCCGCTTCCTCACCGTCCATTCCGGATACCACGTCGTGCAGCGCACCCGGCCGCAGACCATCGGCTACGCCCTGACCGACTCCCCCGCCGGGCAGGCCACGTGGATCTACGAGAAGTTCCTCGACTGGACACGGCCCGACGCCCTCACCCCCGACGAGATCCTCGACCACATCTCCCTGTACTGGTACACCGGCACCGGCGCATCCTCTGCCCGCCTGTACTGGGAGTACGCCCGGCAGCCACTCGCCCTGACCGAGCCGGACCTCCCCGTCGGCGTCAGCGTCTTCCCGGACGAACTGACGCGCACCCCGCGCATCCGGGCCGAGCGCGCCAACCACGACCTGCGCTACTTCACCGACGACATCCCCGCGTGCGGCCACTTCGCCGCCCTGGAGCAGCCGGAGTTGTTCGTCGAGGAGATCGTCAAGTTCGCCCGGACGGTGACCCCGTGA
- a CDS encoding HelD family protein: MSSVYELLTERLCEARAHRASVLKAPAGSPGEAYAREIAAERLAKEIGRLEGAEKGLVFGRIDWTDGTALRIGRIGLHTEEDDLPLLVDWRANAARPFYEATPVHPMGLRRRRHLRLEERTVISVSDELLDGTAPTHDDIVGDGPLTEALSARRTGRMHAAVATLQAEQDEIVRSAHRGVTVVQGGPGTGKTVAALHRAAYVLYAFPRAAEEGVLVVGPNARFLDYICQVLPSLGENDVVLATCRELAGASTDTVDPFDTARLKGGSGLADALAGLLRVHQAPAGDFTVRVGQELVHLSGEEVATARDAAVAAVAGHNPARQVFKELLADAVTDAMRRDMGDLLEQIDADAERMTGINLDRFTGAAQRRVEGAADPGPAHELDLDAVRADLLDDAGVDRAVEVLWPRLAPGDLVKALLTNAAALAEHLPRLTAHERSLLLRGPDDPWTVADAPLLDEAASLVDGPPERTYGHVVVDEAQELTAMQWRMIVRRCPSRSMTLVGDFAQAGPVATARDWKEALGPHAGPRFKLHNLTVSYRTTQEILASVRDLLTRIAPDQKPTRSLRSGENPRTVTTPPDGLVTAVVHELRAQSAAYPGELAGVICADTRVSELTAQGIAHHARIVPASEARGLEFDTVVVLNPEEIITNRPGGERDLYVALTRATKRLCTITVQPA, from the coding sequence GTGTCCTCCGTGTACGAGTTGCTCACCGAGCGGCTTTGCGAGGCGCGAGCACACCGGGCGAGTGTGCTGAAGGCCCCGGCGGGCAGCCCCGGTGAGGCGTACGCGAGGGAAATCGCCGCCGAGCGTCTGGCGAAGGAGATCGGCCGGCTGGAGGGCGCCGAAAAGGGGCTGGTCTTCGGACGCATCGACTGGACGGATGGCACGGCCCTGCGCATCGGGCGCATCGGACTGCATACGGAGGAGGACGACCTGCCTCTGCTCGTCGACTGGCGCGCGAACGCGGCGCGGCCTTTCTACGAGGCGACACCGGTCCACCCGATGGGCCTGCGGCGGCGCCGGCACCTGCGCCTCGAGGAGCGCACGGTCATCTCGGTGAGCGACGAACTGCTGGACGGGACCGCCCCGACCCACGATGACATCGTGGGGGACGGCCCGTTGACCGAGGCTCTGTCGGCACGGCGTACGGGCAGGATGCACGCGGCCGTCGCGACGCTGCAGGCCGAGCAGGACGAGATCGTCCGCTCCGCCCACCGCGGGGTGACCGTGGTGCAGGGCGGCCCCGGCACCGGCAAGACGGTGGCCGCCCTGCACCGGGCGGCCTATGTCCTGTACGCGTTCCCACGCGCCGCGGAGGAAGGTGTCCTGGTGGTGGGGCCGAACGCCCGGTTCCTCGACTACATCTGCCAGGTCCTCCCCTCGCTCGGCGAGAACGACGTCGTCCTGGCGACCTGCCGGGAACTGGCCGGAGCGTCCACGGACACGGTCGACCCGTTCGATACGGCGCGCCTCAAGGGCGGCTCCGGCCTCGCCGACGCCTTGGCCGGCCTGCTGCGCGTCCACCAAGCCCCCGCCGGTGACTTCACCGTGCGGGTCGGACAGGAACTGGTTCACCTCTCCGGCGAGGAGGTCGCCACGGCACGCGACGCCGCCGTGGCAGCCGTTGCGGGGCACAACCCCGCGCGCCAGGTGTTCAAAGAGCTCCTGGCCGACGCCGTCACCGACGCGATGCGACGAGACATGGGTGACCTCCTGGAGCAGATCGACGCCGATGCCGAAAGGATGACGGGCATCAACCTCGACCGGTTCACGGGAGCCGCCCAGCGCCGCGTCGAAGGCGCGGCCGATCCCGGCCCGGCCCACGAACTGGACCTGGACGCCGTCCGGGCCGATCTCCTCGACGACGCCGGCGTCGACCGAGCGGTCGAGGTGTTGTGGCCGCGGCTGGCACCCGGTGACCTCGTGAAGGCACTCCTGACGAACGCCGCAGCTCTCGCCGAGCACCTGCCCCGCCTGACCGCGCACGAGCGGTCCCTTCTGCTGCGCGGCCCGGACGACCCGTGGACCGTTGCCGATGCGCCGTTGCTGGACGAGGCGGCGAGCCTGGTCGACGGCCCACCCGAGCGGACGTACGGGCACGTCGTCGTCGACGAGGCGCAGGAACTGACCGCCATGCAGTGGCGGATGATCGTCCGCCGCTGCCCGTCGAGGTCGATGACGCTGGTGGGTGACTTCGCCCAGGCAGGCCCGGTCGCGACGGCACGCGACTGGAAGGAAGCACTGGGCCCCCACGCCGGACCGAGGTTCAAACTGCACAACCTGACCGTCAGCTACCGCACCACGCAGGAGATCCTGGCAAGCGTCCGGGACCTGCTCACCCGGATCGCTCCGGACCAGAAGCCCACACGATCACTGCGAAGCGGTGAGAACCCTCGCACCGTGACCACACCTCCGGACGGGCTGGTCACCGCCGTCGTTCACGAACTCCGCGCCCAGAGCGCCGCGTACCCGGGCGAGCTTGCGGGAGTGATCTGCGCGGACACCAGGGTGAGCGAACTGACGGCCCAGGGCATCGCTCACCACGCACGCATCGTGCCGGCGTCCGAAGCACGCGGCCTGGAATTCGACACGGTCGTCGTCCTGAACCCCGAGGAAATCATCACCAACCGCCCCGGCGGCGAAAGGGACTTGTACGTAGCCCTGACCCGGGCCACCAAGCGCCTTTGCACCATCACCGTCCAGCCCGCCTGA